The Rhea pennata isolate bPtePen1 chromosome Z, bPtePen1.pri, whole genome shotgun sequence genome includes a region encoding these proteins:
- the C9orf72 gene encoding guanine nucleotide exchange factor C9orf72 homolog isoform X2 has product MSALCPPPSPAVAKTEISLNGESPLLAATFAYWDNILGPRVRHIWAPKTEQVLLSDGEITFLANHTLNGEILRNAESGAIDVKFFVLAEKRVIIVSLIFDGNWNGDRSTYGLSIILPQSELGFYLPLHRVCVDRLTHIIRKGRIWMHKERQEHFQKIVLEGTERMEDQGQSIIPMLTGEVIPVMELLSSMKSHSVSEEIDISDTVLNDDDIGDSCHEGFLLNAISSHLQTCGCSVVVGSSAEKVNKIVRTLCLFLTPSERKCSRLCRNESSFKYESGLFVQGLLKDATGSFVLPFRQVMYAPYPTTHIDVDVNTVKQMPPCHEHIYNQRRYMRSELTAFWRANSDEEMSQDPIIHTDESFTPDLNVFQDILHRDTLVKAFLDQIFHLKPGLSLRSTFLAQFLLVLHRKALTLIKYIEDDTQKGKKPFKSLRSLKIDLDLTAEGDLNIIMAFAEKIKPGCSSCKMNT; this is encoded by the exons aTGTCGGCTCTTTGTCCTCCACCATCTCCCGCGGTTGCAAAAACAGAGATATCCTTGAATGGAGAGTCGCCTTTATTAGCTGCCACTTTTGCTTACTGGGACAATATTCTTGGCCCCAGAGTGCGACACATCTGGGCCCCAAAGACCGAACAGGTACTTCTCAGTGACGGTGAAATAACTTTTCTTGCTAACCACACCCTGAATGGAGAGATACTTCGGAATGCAGAAAGCGGTGCAATAGATGTGAAGTTTTTTGTCTTAGCAGAGAAAAGAGTAATCATTGTTTCATTAATCTTTGATGGAAACTGGAATGGAGACAGAAGCACTTATGGACTGTCAATTATACTTCCACAAAGTGAACTTGGCTTCTACCTGCCTCTTCACAGAGTGTGTGTGGACAGGTTAACACATATTataaggaaaggaagaatatgGATGCATAAG GAGAGGCAAGAACATTTCCAGAAGATTGTCTTGGAAGGCACGGAGAGAATGGAGGATCAG GGCCAGAGCATCATTCCAATGCTGACAGGAGAAGTTATTCCTGTAATGGAACTCCTTTCCTCTATGAAATCACACAGtgtttcagaagaaatagaT ATAAGTGATACAGTGCTAAATGATGATGACATTGGGGATAGTTGCCATGAAGGCTTTCTCCTGAA tgcAATTAGCTCACATCTGCAGACCTGTGGTTGTTCTGTAGTTGTAGGAAGCAGTGCAGAAAAAGTTAATAAG ATTGTGAGAACATTGTGTCTGTTTCTTACGCCTTCAGAACGGAAATGTTCCAGACTCTGTAGAAATGAGTCTTCTTTCAAGTATGAGTCAGGACTTTTTGTTCAAGGATTACTCAAA GATGCAACCGGAAGCTTTGTGTTGCCCTTCCGTCAAGTAATGTATGCTCCATATCCTACTACACATATAGATGTAGATGTCAATACAGTGAAACAGATGCCACCTTGTCATGAACACATCTATAACCAACGACGATATATGAGATCTGAGTTGACAGCATTTTGGAGAGCTAATTCAGATGAAGAGATGTCTCAGGATCCTATTATCCACACAGATGAGAGTTTCACACCTGATTT AAATGTCTTTCAGGATATCCTGCATCGAGATACATTGGTAAAAGCCTTCCTGGATCAG ATCTTTCACCTGAAACCAGGCTTGTCTCTGAGGAGTACTTTCCTTGCACAATTTCTGCTAGTGCTTCACAGAAAAGCCTtaactttaataaaatacatagagGATGACAC gcaaaaaggaaaaaaaccttttaagtCTCTTCGTAGCTTAAAGATAGACCTTGACCTAACAGCAGAGGGCGATCTTAATATAATAATGGCTTTTGCTGAGAAGATTAAACCAG gctgcagctcttgcaaaaTGAACACATAA
- the C9orf72 gene encoding guanine nucleotide exchange factor C9orf72 homolog isoform X4, whose product MIEKKQERQEHFQKIVLEGTERMEDQGQSIIPMLTGEVIPVMELLSSMKSHSVSEEIDISDTVLNDDDIGDSCHEGFLLNAISSHLQTCGCSVVVGSSAEKVNKIVRTLCLFLTPSERKCSRLCRNESSFKYESGLFVQGLLKDATGSFVLPFRQVMYAPYPTTHIDVDVNTVKQMPPCHEHIYNQRRYMRSELTAFWRANSDEEMSQDPIIHTDESFTPDLNVFQDILHRDTLVKAFLDQIFHLKPGLSLRSTFLAQFLLVLHRKALTLIKYIEDDTQKGKKPFKSLRSLKIDLDLTAEGDLNIIMAFAEKIKPGLHSFIFGRPFYTSVQERDMLMTF is encoded by the exons Atgatagaaaagaaacag GAGAGGCAAGAACATTTCCAGAAGATTGTCTTGGAAGGCACGGAGAGAATGGAGGATCAG GGCCAGAGCATCATTCCAATGCTGACAGGAGAAGTTATTCCTGTAATGGAACTCCTTTCCTCTATGAAATCACACAGtgtttcagaagaaatagaT ATAAGTGATACAGTGCTAAATGATGATGACATTGGGGATAGTTGCCATGAAGGCTTTCTCCTGAA tgcAATTAGCTCACATCTGCAGACCTGTGGTTGTTCTGTAGTTGTAGGAAGCAGTGCAGAAAAAGTTAATAAG ATTGTGAGAACATTGTGTCTGTTTCTTACGCCTTCAGAACGGAAATGTTCCAGACTCTGTAGAAATGAGTCTTCTTTCAAGTATGAGTCAGGACTTTTTGTTCAAGGATTACTCAAA GATGCAACCGGAAGCTTTGTGTTGCCCTTCCGTCAAGTAATGTATGCTCCATATCCTACTACACATATAGATGTAGATGTCAATACAGTGAAACAGATGCCACCTTGTCATGAACACATCTATAACCAACGACGATATATGAGATCTGAGTTGACAGCATTTTGGAGAGCTAATTCAGATGAAGAGATGTCTCAGGATCCTATTATCCACACAGATGAGAGTTTCACACCTGATTT AAATGTCTTTCAGGATATCCTGCATCGAGATACATTGGTAAAAGCCTTCCTGGATCAG ATCTTTCACCTGAAACCAGGCTTGTCTCTGAGGAGTACTTTCCTTGCACAATTTCTGCTAGTGCTTCACAGAAAAGCCTtaactttaataaaatacatagagGATGACAC gcaaaaaggaaaaaaaccttttaagtCTCTTCGTAGCTTAAAGATAGACCTTGACCTAACAGCAGAGGGCGATCTTAATATAATAATGGCTTTTGCTGAGAAGATTAAACCAGGTCTACATTCCTTCATTTTTGGGAGGCCATTCTACACTAGTGTACAAGAACGTGATATGTtgatgacattttaa
- the C9orf72 gene encoding guanine nucleotide exchange factor C9orf72 homolog isoform X1 — protein sequence MSALCPPPSPAVAKTEISLNGESPLLAATFAYWDNILGPRVRHIWAPKTEQVLLSDGEITFLANHTLNGEILRNAESGAIDVKFFVLAEKRVIIVSLIFDGNWNGDRSTYGLSIILPQSELGFYLPLHRVCVDRLTHIIRKGRIWMHKERQEHFQKIVLEGTERMEDQGQSIIPMLTGEVIPVMELLSSMKSHSVSEEIDISDTVLNDDDIGDSCHEGFLLNAISSHLQTCGCSVVVGSSAEKVNKIVRTLCLFLTPSERKCSRLCRNESSFKYESGLFVQGLLKDATGSFVLPFRQVMYAPYPTTHIDVDVNTVKQMPPCHEHIYNQRRYMRSELTAFWRANSDEEMSQDPIIHTDESFTPDLNVFQDILHRDTLVKAFLDQIFHLKPGLSLRSTFLAQFLLVLHRKALTLIKYIEDDTQKGKKPFKSLRSLKIDLDLTAEGDLNIIMAFAEKIKPGLHSFIFGRPFYTSVQERDMLMTF from the exons aTGTCGGCTCTTTGTCCTCCACCATCTCCCGCGGTTGCAAAAACAGAGATATCCTTGAATGGAGAGTCGCCTTTATTAGCTGCCACTTTTGCTTACTGGGACAATATTCTTGGCCCCAGAGTGCGACACATCTGGGCCCCAAAGACCGAACAGGTACTTCTCAGTGACGGTGAAATAACTTTTCTTGCTAACCACACCCTGAATGGAGAGATACTTCGGAATGCAGAAAGCGGTGCAATAGATGTGAAGTTTTTTGTCTTAGCAGAGAAAAGAGTAATCATTGTTTCATTAATCTTTGATGGAAACTGGAATGGAGACAGAAGCACTTATGGACTGTCAATTATACTTCCACAAAGTGAACTTGGCTTCTACCTGCCTCTTCACAGAGTGTGTGTGGACAGGTTAACACATATTataaggaaaggaagaatatgGATGCATAAG GAGAGGCAAGAACATTTCCAGAAGATTGTCTTGGAAGGCACGGAGAGAATGGAGGATCAG GGCCAGAGCATCATTCCAATGCTGACAGGAGAAGTTATTCCTGTAATGGAACTCCTTTCCTCTATGAAATCACACAGtgtttcagaagaaatagaT ATAAGTGATACAGTGCTAAATGATGATGACATTGGGGATAGTTGCCATGAAGGCTTTCTCCTGAA tgcAATTAGCTCACATCTGCAGACCTGTGGTTGTTCTGTAGTTGTAGGAAGCAGTGCAGAAAAAGTTAATAAG ATTGTGAGAACATTGTGTCTGTTTCTTACGCCTTCAGAACGGAAATGTTCCAGACTCTGTAGAAATGAGTCTTCTTTCAAGTATGAGTCAGGACTTTTTGTTCAAGGATTACTCAAA GATGCAACCGGAAGCTTTGTGTTGCCCTTCCGTCAAGTAATGTATGCTCCATATCCTACTACACATATAGATGTAGATGTCAATACAGTGAAACAGATGCCACCTTGTCATGAACACATCTATAACCAACGACGATATATGAGATCTGAGTTGACAGCATTTTGGAGAGCTAATTCAGATGAAGAGATGTCTCAGGATCCTATTATCCACACAGATGAGAGTTTCACACCTGATTT AAATGTCTTTCAGGATATCCTGCATCGAGATACATTGGTAAAAGCCTTCCTGGATCAG ATCTTTCACCTGAAACCAGGCTTGTCTCTGAGGAGTACTTTCCTTGCACAATTTCTGCTAGTGCTTCACAGAAAAGCCTtaactttaataaaatacatagagGATGACAC gcaaaaaggaaaaaaaccttttaagtCTCTTCGTAGCTTAAAGATAGACCTTGACCTAACAGCAGAGGGCGATCTTAATATAATAATGGCTTTTGCTGAGAAGATTAAACCAGGTCTACATTCCTTCATTTTTGGGAGGCCATTCTACACTAGTGTACAAGAACGTGATATGTtgatgacattttaa
- the C9orf72 gene encoding guanine nucleotide exchange factor C9orf72 homolog isoform X3, whose amino-acid sequence MSALCPPPSPAVAKTEISLNGESPLLAATFAYWDNILGPRVRHIWAPKTEQVLLSDGEITFLANHTLNGEILRNAESGAIDVKFFVLAEKRVIIVSLIFDGNWNGDRSTYGLSIILPQSELGFYLPLHRVCVDRLTHIIRKGRIWMHKGQSIIPMLTGEVIPVMELLSSMKSHSVSEEIDISDTVLNDDDIGDSCHEGFLLNAISSHLQTCGCSVVVGSSAEKVNKIVRTLCLFLTPSERKCSRLCRNESSFKYESGLFVQGLLKDATGSFVLPFRQVMYAPYPTTHIDVDVNTVKQMPPCHEHIYNQRRYMRSELTAFWRANSDEEMSQDPIIHTDESFTPDLNVFQDILHRDTLVKAFLDQIFHLKPGLSLRSTFLAQFLLVLHRKALTLIKYIEDDTQKGKKPFKSLRSLKIDLDLTAEGDLNIIMAFAEKIKPGLHSFIFGRPFYTSVQERDMLMTF is encoded by the exons aTGTCGGCTCTTTGTCCTCCACCATCTCCCGCGGTTGCAAAAACAGAGATATCCTTGAATGGAGAGTCGCCTTTATTAGCTGCCACTTTTGCTTACTGGGACAATATTCTTGGCCCCAGAGTGCGACACATCTGGGCCCCAAAGACCGAACAGGTACTTCTCAGTGACGGTGAAATAACTTTTCTTGCTAACCACACCCTGAATGGAGAGATACTTCGGAATGCAGAAAGCGGTGCAATAGATGTGAAGTTTTTTGTCTTAGCAGAGAAAAGAGTAATCATTGTTTCATTAATCTTTGATGGAAACTGGAATGGAGACAGAAGCACTTATGGACTGTCAATTATACTTCCACAAAGTGAACTTGGCTTCTACCTGCCTCTTCACAGAGTGTGTGTGGACAGGTTAACACATATTataaggaaaggaagaatatgGATGCATAAG GGCCAGAGCATCATTCCAATGCTGACAGGAGAAGTTATTCCTGTAATGGAACTCCTTTCCTCTATGAAATCACACAGtgtttcagaagaaatagaT ATAAGTGATACAGTGCTAAATGATGATGACATTGGGGATAGTTGCCATGAAGGCTTTCTCCTGAA tgcAATTAGCTCACATCTGCAGACCTGTGGTTGTTCTGTAGTTGTAGGAAGCAGTGCAGAAAAAGTTAATAAG ATTGTGAGAACATTGTGTCTGTTTCTTACGCCTTCAGAACGGAAATGTTCCAGACTCTGTAGAAATGAGTCTTCTTTCAAGTATGAGTCAGGACTTTTTGTTCAAGGATTACTCAAA GATGCAACCGGAAGCTTTGTGTTGCCCTTCCGTCAAGTAATGTATGCTCCATATCCTACTACACATATAGATGTAGATGTCAATACAGTGAAACAGATGCCACCTTGTCATGAACACATCTATAACCAACGACGATATATGAGATCTGAGTTGACAGCATTTTGGAGAGCTAATTCAGATGAAGAGATGTCTCAGGATCCTATTATCCACACAGATGAGAGTTTCACACCTGATTT AAATGTCTTTCAGGATATCCTGCATCGAGATACATTGGTAAAAGCCTTCCTGGATCAG ATCTTTCACCTGAAACCAGGCTTGTCTCTGAGGAGTACTTTCCTTGCACAATTTCTGCTAGTGCTTCACAGAAAAGCCTtaactttaataaaatacatagagGATGACAC gcaaaaaggaaaaaaaccttttaagtCTCTTCGTAGCTTAAAGATAGACCTTGACCTAACAGCAGAGGGCGATCTTAATATAATAATGGCTTTTGCTGAGAAGATTAAACCAGGTCTACATTCCTTCATTTTTGGGAGGCCATTCTACACTAGTGTACAAGAACGTGATATGTtgatgacattttaa